In the genome of Deinococcus sp. YIM 77859, one region contains:
- a CDS encoding globin domain-containing protein gives MLNIFNPANQKTGRQARRLAASVLAYAANIDRPELLGGMVERIAHKHVSLEVLPEHYPIVGEHLLKAIAAVLGEAATPEILDA, from the coding sequence CTGCTGAACATCTTCAACCCGGCCAACCAGAAGACCGGCCGTCAGGCGCGCCGCCTGGCCGCCTCCGTCCTCGCGTACGCCGCGAACATCGACCGGCCCGAGCTGCTGGGCGGCATGGTGGAGCGCATCGCGCACAAGCATGTCAGCCTGGAAGTCCTGCCCGAGCATTACCCCATCGTGGGCGAGCACCTGCTGAAGGCGATCGCGGCCGTGCTGGGCGAGGCGGCCACGCCCGAGATTCTGGACGCCTAG